In Helicoverpa armigera isolate CAAS_96S chromosome 17, ASM3070526v1, whole genome shotgun sequence, the sequence tgtcgATTCATGGCAATGATCGACAGTGAATCCATTGCTCTGGAATCATCCCTACTAGAACTTTTATTCTTCTAGTCTTTTGCcaacttgaccttcaaaaagtacTTTTCAGCTTTTCTTTGtcttattttaacttattaaatattgaatactTACAGGTACCAAATATGCGCAGACGGCAAATACAGATTGACAACTACCCGCTACGAATCTTTGGAAGTGTCAGAAAAAATCATGGACGGCTACAGCAGTCCTAAACTTCCTTTAactaacttaaattttaaaGTGAAACAAGTTGCCGAAGCCACGGCTTGTACTCCTAGAAGTTATGAAATCACCTTAAAAGGTGATGAAAATgccgatgatgatgaaaatgtaAAAGAGGAAGTTGATAAAAAACCGGTGATCAACCAAAATGGAGTCGAAATTCTAATGTGTGATGTCGATGAAGAAGGCAATATTATTAGTACTGAACTTATTAATTCTAATGTTATACCTAAGATTGAACGGTAAATTGTTAAAGCTGAGAGAGTTATGTGAAGCTTGCCAACCAATATTGTGCcgataaaacacaaaaaaaaaaatggtacgtTTCTTATTTCAAGTTTGTAACAAAAATGAGAGATGCAtattattttgacattagctgAACGCacgtttatcatcatcatcattcatttaTAGAGAAGAAACAATTTCTACATCTGCGAGGTTTTATAAGACTTCATGTAAATTATTCTAACACATGCGTCATTCGACACTTTAGAGTCCTGTGGATAAATGTTTCTCCTACCTAACTTTCTatgctactaatatttattttcgatcGCTTCCGCTGCGTAGTTTTGTCCGCTAAGTACTTTTTCACCTCAATgcatagtgttttttttattttttattttgtacaacaTGGAAAAATCtgtctttatatttttcatgttgaAAGCATTTATTATACCTAGTTCATATTATAATTGCACtcaaacattattaataatatgtaataatattccAAAAATACGTTTGATTATAGATTCTATCTagttttaagtataattttgatttaatttgattGACTACCTAGTATTAGTGAAGTGAtatgtaatttgtaatttacaCGAAGAAAGGAAAGATGGCAGAGGTGTCATAAGGAAGGTAAGTCAGGCGCctccttgtaggtcaagcaatgtACGGTAGGCGTTActagttactagaactaacgaggcgctcgggttccttgtcaaatcaaaactaatctgtcagagattagtcttgattgattggtcaTTTAGGTATTATGAAAACAATGGGCGGGTTCTAAGGAAAGCGTATAAAGAAGCCAGTAATAttcctcgtcctccgaacacccacattttggcgcgctacttaggaagattttttaaatttgaattattttgataatgagGCCATTATATTCATTCATGCTGTGCATACCATATACATATAAGAATTATATTGAGAAATTGTAGTTattcttatgaaataaaatatcaaatataaaattttgtatggaaatatAGACCTTCCAGGTCATTTTGTACCACATATTGTGATGGATGCGACATTATGTAATTTGAGGAGTATAAAAGACTCCTTTGAAAGAAGCCTTTAACTTCTACATTCGGTTTTCTGTGAATGGTAACATCAAATAAAAGCTCGGTGAGTCTATATTTGTTTAGTGAACACTTTATTTAGCAATTCCTTTatattcatgtatttttatgtgGTCTGATTAATGCTAAGAATTGTTAAATAATGGTACGTATATTAACAAGTGGTGTTTCATAATACTTAATTGTGGAAAAATTTTGTGcagttttcaaaatataacTGTAGCTTGGAATAAAAAACAGTTTAtgattaaaattgcattttattttcaacataaattgttataaacatttaaataacagCCTTTATAAATctgtacataaaaaatatataaaaaacatgattttattttgatagtcAATTTTGCAGTGCATTGAATCTGTACGGAAAGGAGAAATATGGCAAACATGATTATTACgtaaaaagttaaaacatttATCATGCAAAAAATCCATTCAAAATCGAATTCCATAAAAAAACTACCATAGACAAAGTTACCATAAACAAACACACTGCAAAAAGTATCACAACCTTTTTAGTCACCAGTTACTTAAATCCAAACTCTTCGAAGGTCTCAATCAGACGATCAGCTTCCCTGAACCCTGACTCCACAGCCCCATGAGCATCACTGTGTCTGTGATGCGACGTGGCTTCACCCGCGAAGCATACTACGGGGAATTTGTTCGCGTGATACAAAGGTTCTGATAGTACGATGGCACTGCCGCCATTTTCTTCTAGGGCCACTGTTCGGTAGGCATAAGCGCCCCGTGCTAGCTTATTGGCTGCCCATTTTGTCCTGAAAATCGATAATATTTCATGTATTTGTAGTTGGGGCTTACATGTTTTGAAGAAGAAATACGGTAATTTAATACGACTCGGATTAAAATGAGGGATATCTTTGtcaaaagaattttaattatcaAATATTTAGGAAGATAGAATTCCCCTAAGTGTTATATTTACAAGAATTAATTGAGGAGtgcctaaaaaatatatatttttctcttgatgtattttttttggcaACTAGACATGAAATGGCTTTAACAGTTTTAATAGTATTCGTAAAAACTCAGAGAACCatgaaataaatactaacctgaTCAAATCCTTGATCGGCGTAACCTCAAATTCCGTGACCACAGTATCCAACAATTTCTTCACTCCAGCCTGTACTTCTTCTACGCTAGCCTTCTCCATCATTTCAGCCCCTTTTCCATAGATCCAAGCCAACAACACATTAGGCTGATAATCTATAGTCCATAGACCAAAAATCTCAGTCACCCATTGGTCCTTTCCTGTGAATTTCGCCTTGTCTTCTTCCCGCCATAGTATGGTGAATTTGGCGGGAGTCTTAGGCCACCAGGGCTTCTCGAATTCGATGTAGATTTTGTCTAAGATGCACATGTTTAGATTTTGGATTGAAGTCACTTTTTCTTGAGGCAGTTGGGGATAGAAGAGTTGTTCGTGTCTGTAATGAAAACGGgtgtttcttaaaataaatccgCTAATAAGCTCCCGATATATTAGACACATACACCCTACCTCTATCTACacctttatgtatttttcttaagtTCTCCCTTATTTACTATATcccctcttatgtactccccctaGGTATAACCCTCACTACAGTCCTTTATGAACTATCATTATATATCCTCTCATGTAGGTACCGGATTTTAATGATTTCTGAATGAGACGAatgtatgttaatattttgatcctgttaatttgttttcttCTAAAAGGAAACATTCTCTACAGTTAGTTATTTTAGCTTTCAATGCATTTCGAAAGCACGTTTAGAATGCTCACGGCTCACTCTACTAACCCTATGAAATAGAATGGTAGTAATTTAGCTTCGCAgtagaaatgtttatttatagtttgaaCGGAAGTCTGTCTACAGCCAGGAGCATTAAATGTTATGACGCTTTTCATAACCAACGTTCATTTCGTTTGAGTGTTAACAGAAGTAATGCTTTACACGCAATATATCTCGAGGGATGGTATTTTTAGTCGATGCTCACGAAAATCCCTTCTTTTGGTAATCATTTCATTCACACTTATAACAGCAAAGTATGTGTTGGAATGTTTATTGCATCTTCATGCACCAACGGCGCTACGTATTATGATAAAACTTGGCATTAATACATTAGAATTGTACCGACAATAAACGGTATGATATgatatttatgaattatttattataaataaatcacttaGGAAGCTGGTGACTCCTCTAGCGCAAGCTAGTGTCTTATATAGTCAGCCAAACAAAATAGTAGTTTAGTATCCAAATATTCATCTCACCTTTCTTTCAAAACTCCAACAGAAAGAGTCACAATGACACTCTTAGCTGCATACAAGCTTCCGTCCTTACACTTAACTTGTACCAGTGGGTTGCTCGGGTCTATTCCCAGTTGTGTGATACCCCAGCGAATGTTCTCCACTTCCTTGTTCAGGAGAATCTGTAGAGGTATCTCCTTAGAAGGGTCGGGGTATTTGTTCTgggaaagaagaaaaatatcaatGACAAGTGACAATAGGAACCTGTTGGAATGCAGAAAGCAGCCATCTTCTTCTTTTTGCTccattcataaattaatttgggCTGGCTCTTGGTTTGGTTCGGCTCTTTGTCAGCAGTTTTGCTCCTTATTTATGTCGTCTTTCTTCTACCCATCATCGTctatccacattcatactttaACAGTAAGCTCTGGTTTAATggattcaaataaattaaacttgtttttttcttaactttcaTATTCTCTAAATAAAAGCCTAACTTACCATCAAAACATCAAGAATGGTCTTGTAACCCCTTCCTTTCCAGTTTAAAAATGGATCACCGTCGCTGTTCCAGAATTCCACCAGTCCGCGTAAAGATTTCCCAGTCTTTGGGTCGTCCTGGCCTCCTAAATGGTTGTTCCTTTCATACCATTCAATGAAAGAACGAGAGAGCTCTGGATTTTTCTTTAAGGCATCGTTGGTGTTAGCCCTGAAAGTGGAATACGTCAATATTAGAAATATTCTAATCCGGATATTCTAAGACCGAGAAGAGATTCGAGAATTCGCCCTCATTTTGGGCTTACTCGTCGCCCAAAATGAGGCAAAATAACAACTAGAGTAAAGCATAAGTCGGGATCCTGCCTGGTCCTAGTCATCTCCTTGTTTATGGCTTTGTTTGCTTCATAcatgtatagaaaataaaacaatcgaaCCATCTCTTATTATTGACTCTCCTTCTAGAATTTGCCATACTTACGCATTCCTAACACACTCCGATATAGATCCCTTGCTATACTTGTTAGCAGACCCCACTTCGTCATCCAACGCCTTCAGGATCCCAGTAGCTTCTTCTTCAGGAACTAAGGCACCGTTGGAACGTAAGTAAAAGTTGGTGTCAGGGTCAGAACGACCAATAAGACCTAAGGGATTCGCTATCTCGAAGACCTTGTTGTCTTTTTCTCCGTGGCACCTTAAAGTAGAAAGAAAGAAGTTTAATGTGTGAGGTTGTGGACTTTGGAATATGTTCTCAGGTATCCATTGCTGGACAATCGTTGAGTAATAAAACAAGTCCACAGTGACTTTAAATCCGTATTTCCGTCATTTGACTATACATATACCCTTATCTTCTTCCTTTCTTTTCATCTTTAAAAATGTTGAGAACCTGATTCTAGAAAAGTTTTCTATTGTAGCATTTGGAGCTATATTGTATCTCTTCTTGTGAAGTTATAGTTAATGGTTAGTAGGTGCCAGGCAATAGTAGAATGGCTAGACAGAAGAATTGTTGTCTTCTGTAAATTATGTGCGTTGTTTTGGCTTACCAAGCAGCACCAATATCAATGGGTCTCCCCCCAAACTCAACAGTACAGATTCGTCCACCGATCCTGTCAGCCGCTTCAAGCCCCAAGACCTGCAGACCAGCGTCATGCAGCTTCCTCATTGCAGAGATGCCGGCAGCGCCGCAGCCTACCACGATCACGTCCATTATTCGCCTGGGAACAAGATATTAGAAATTAAAGACTATTTTTACCTGAATGTTAAAGAATTAAATGAAAGAGGGTACAGCCACACCGCTAGTAATCTGTGAAGGGAtaaaatctacactaatattgtaaagctgaagagtttctttgctTGCTGAAACGCACAGGAATTACCTACGGGACCGCTTTGAAAAATGATGAATTTTAGTGTAGGGTAGGTTAATTTTCCCACAAGTTTTCTAcagaatgcgggtgaaaccgctggcataACCTATTTTGTTATCTTACCGTTAACCGCCTAAGTTAGGAAAAATACAACGCCACTTAATTTCAAGGCACTTTTTGATATTCAAAAGTAGTGTTGGCGATCATTAGATTTCTACGAATGACAGACAGTGAGTGAGACACGATTAAACAAAGAAACCGGAAATTAGTgcacaagtacctacctagctaaTATCTAAGTAATAACTAATCTAACAAACATAGAACTATGTACAGCTCCGGTAAAGTATACTAACGGTTAGTAATAACtacacaaacatacctacatagaacTATGACTCGAGTAAAgtgtttgtcttttgttttgaatgaATGATAATATAATTGGTTACTTGACCACAACTTGACTTAACACGACTGAATTTGACACACGTTTCTTGTCAATGGTTAACTGTTTAACATAAATGTCTATTGTTAATGTTTGATTATGAGGCAGCAGACGACGTTACATAGGTTAGAATAAGGTTACAATTATTTAATGATTGTTTTACCGTAAAATCGAAACAGCTTgcatgtttataattttaataagtacctatgtaggtaggaCCGCCCGACCAGCTGATAAATGCAGAGATACAGCTATTTTATTTAAGGTAAATAGGAATGtaacgataattttaattggaTAGCTCATAGCTGCATTATCtattgtaaacaaatataaaaataaactctagCTATctattacctaaataaaattgatctttTAGGCGAAAAAATATGAACATTAAGTAATTCTAGTTGAGGCGCTTTTCATTCCGATGTATTATGACCCCATCTGAATATCGTATTCAAATTGACATAGAGCTGACACGCTATGTACCTAATATAAGCAGTATTCTCTGAAGAAAACCTAGCTATACTATACCACATAAATACGTATGTACTTACACCAACTATGATCTAAGAACAATTTAAACCCCTACTACGCTATCCTAACCTCAAAACTTCAATGTTCGGTCGATCCTTAATGTTACAAGCTATTaggataattttaaattaaacaaaggcCAAAATCTACAATGTATTAGACTTCTGATTTGCTGTCCAATGTACTGACCAAAATAAACCTCGGTACTTAATGTCTGTGTACTaaattacctactattattaacttaattattgcTTAAAACTATTAGGTACTAATGCAATTTAAACTTCCAGAAATAGACATACAGCCTTGGCCAAAAGTATTGAGCACCTTACAAATTTCGCTAGATCACGGTAATTATGGGAGAAACCCGAATCTATCGTTGAAGTATTCTTTTATCGGTTAtctacaaagattttaaaacaatgacttATGCCGCAGCTGACAGTAAAACACCTGGGTgcaaaaaaatgtgtcttttacaatttttgaattaattttctaGTTCGCTACCATCGCTCGTTGTGACAACATCCAGTGATCTAGTGCgcctttggtattttatttcaaagttttaagtgtTATAGTTGCGATATGCCAAAATGAAACGAACTTTCTTTAGAATAACGAGTGCAGATACAGCTTCTGCACGAGCAAGGGAAATCACAAGTAGAGCTTTCCAAAACTGTGAAATGTTCGCGCCGATCCGTGCATTATGCTATTCAGCGATTCTCTGATACCGGATCACATCAAAATAGACCGAGAACCGGGCGCAAACGCATCACCATAGGCCGCCAGGATCGTCAGTTACTGAGAGAGTCTTTAAGAAATAGGAAAAAAACATCTTCAGAGCTCGCTGCTGAGTTTTCAGAACAATTGAAGAAAACAATTTCTGCTCGAACTACTCGTAGAAGGCTTCAGGAAGGTGGTCTGAAAGACTGTAAAGCTAGGAAGAAGCCATGGCTCTCCGAGAGCAACAAAAAAGCTCGGTACAAACGGGCCTTACAACACCGAACTTTCACCGCTGAAGATTGGTCAAATGTTGTGTGGTCAGACGAATGAAACTTTGAGGTGAGTAAGTCAATATAATGccctcacaaaataatataaaatggtttaaattCTAAACGCATAGAGGAAGTTCTTTTTATTTCCGgaactcaatatttttctctttattgcaGATTTTTGGTACACCTGGTGTGACCTTTGTGCATCGCCGGGTGGACGAAGAATGTAAGCCAGAGTGTGTGGTCCTAACCGTAAAACACGGCGGCGGCAGTATAATGGCCTGGGGGTGCATGACCGATTCTGGAGTTGGCGAATTGTTCGTGTGTGAGGGCCGCATGGACTCTTCTAAGTACATAAATGTGCTAGAAACTGCGTTGCTGCCTTCTTTCACGAAACTTTTTGGTGACACAACATGGATAGTGATAAATGCCAGCAGGATAACGCGCCTTGCCACAAATCTGCCCGCACTATGACTTGGTTTCGGGAAAATAGCATAGAGCTTCTTGACTGGCCTGCCCAGTCGCCAGATCTGAACCCCATAGAACATTTATGGGGTTTCTTAAAGCGTCGAGTTAGGCGCCACACAATTAACAACAGAGAAGAATTGAAACGCTACCTGCGCCTAGAATGGAACGCGATTACTGCTGAAGACTGTAAAAATCTTGTTAGGTGTTTACCAAAAAGAATTTCTGCTGTAATTAAGGCAAAGTGTGgacccacaaaatattaattttctattaataaatagtaaattacaaattaaaaaaaagttttgttttatttctatttgataCTCCGCATAAAACTGAATGATATCATGGGTGCTCAATACTTTTGGCCAAGGCTGTAGAAACAAAAATTTTCCTTTGAACATAAACACAAGAAATACTCACGCCACTTTTGCGAATTAAAAGAAGCCGTTatccaaataaatatgtttgccGCTACACAGCGAAATATAAACTAAAGATTCATCTGGCATTCAATATCTCATGTTTATTACTTATTACGCAATATTTGTAATCGTCCGATCACGGAGTTGTGAATGTTATCAATATTCGCTGTTGTTTTGGTAAGTTTTAACTCTACTGAATTcttatttagtaggtactgaATTCTTATGTAAAGTATTGTtggtataataatttgtattgtatGGGGTATCTTATCTCAACTTGAAGTAGACCTTGAAATCTCGTTCTTTCGCtttatttaatagaaacaaGATGATATgagattaatttaaaacaaaagctattACGGCTATAGTCATGCATATATTGCCATAACATAACATGCATATATAGACTACATATAATATAGTCATGCACGTAGAGGAATGTTTAAGTAAGTATCTATGCTAATAATTAGGCACTTGGATCTATTTATCAGATCAAAATTTCCCTAATCAGGTATTATCATATATGTGTTATGGACCAAgcgataaattgggcagtatacataatgcccggtcattatgaaaaatgcccaatatgagagtgcagtttgataataattattcaaataatcaaattgaccgggcactatgcatattgcccgtgaccttttgggcaaagtaatacaaacatatttaatttcatttttttttattgttattgacatttaacttaaaataaactaaatattaaaccacttaaataatcagcctcatgatttggattaattatgaaggacttctgccttaaatgacatcataaaatatatttatttagcttctaatttttttactcagtacgttaaaaatataacacatcccatatcaattgacccagcatggaagtaagcatgcaacatgcagcaagcatggcttctgtcacggctccggcgctgcggggctccggcggtcccatgcgagcttatcgtcgcagatggttttcacgctcaccaccgcagcttcggcttgctggccggcacagccggccagcctcagccgtggcgccgagcgcttcaactacctgcgcctcagctcgcaggccgcctcgcccctccgcgagtacacggttttgaattgcactctaggggtagggcagggcagacaagactacgtggagtcggttttgcagcgattcgttttcgtcactaagttcaatttttaatacaatgttttgaatccaaattaaattctaccataaaaaaaaacgagccaagaaaacgagatcaagaaaaacgaggccgagttagtaaattagatgacaattgtccaattaataatgttgtggctagacttataatttcccattaaattagaacataatataatttgaaacaataatcatgaaatatgtagcaagtaacaggatttatttattagaacaactgccaccctcgcacctcataaaatatacatagctttattatcaaattgcccaactgtcatgtagcaatataataatgcccgtacaatgtgaaaaataatgaagttaagatagttattaatcacttggcccgataaagctagacattattcataatgctcgggcattatttataatgcccgaattaatcacatggtccataacatatgcaCCACATAATCTATTAGATTCGTTTAACTGCCTCGTCAGTCTAGTTGTCACATAGTGCGGCTCGGGTTCCATTCCCTAGAAACTGTCACAAAGCAGTCCacagtctggaagttggtgattgatacacccgtgcttcGGAGAGCaagttaatgtcggtcctgcgcctgatctctctccggtcgtgtcggatttccgtcccatcggATTTTCAATTAGGTACAACATAAACATCCATTCTTCttgaatttttgaaaattcgtagtaaaagtacctacctttaaAAACTGTCTTGTTGTTGTTTGGTGCCTTATTGGTTCATTAATCATACATCGTAATTGTTCGATTTCAATCACAATTTGGCAAGTGTTAACAGCCCTATCAGGTCGTTATAGTAAAcatagtaagtacataatcGTTGTACATTAAAAGCTTGTTACATAGCTTGATAGAGCGACTGCTAACAGGATCAGCGGCATTCTTAGACCCATCCCTGTGACACGCGACTGTGGTGTAGGGTTACCATACTCTGTGTGACGTTACGGACAGTTTGTGTTCGTTATGTATGGATAGACTattgttaaagaaaaataataataagaataatGCTCTACTGTAATCTGTAAGCAAAGCAAAACAAGGATCAAAGGAATTCCTTCTGCTTATAGATTTATGCGGATTTATAGATTTATGAGAAGGAAGTAACTAAGCTAAACATACATTTGTCCATTTAAGAGAAGGTATGTTGCACTTGCACTGGATTGTTTTTGTAGAATTGTTTAAAATGATGGATAATGCACATGGCTATCAAACCATAGTTTTGCACAGACATAATGATAAGATGACATGGAGGTCTTACATTTTTTACCGTACCAGAAACGTAAATCATATCTCTTATCGTCATCTATCACAGAACGTATgattttttatggaaataaatgtTCTTTTTATTCTATGGAATACTAGAGTAGTTGCAGGACCTGCATatatacactttttttttaaccacgAAAGATCACAAGATTACAAAACTATGGAGTCCCTACATAAGATGCAAGTTTTTGCTTGACGCGCGGACAACGTCCTCTCTAGGTACATTATGTAAGATATTACAGCACAGCACATAACACCAGTAGCTTATCGGGATTAATTATCAATATTCTTGAGATTTACCTATTTTGTCCCGCAAATTTCCAGTAAAA encodes:
- the LOC110384220 gene encoding peroxisomal N(1)-acetyl-spermine/spermidine oxidase; this translates as MDVIVVGCGAAGISAMRKLHDAGLQVLGLEAADRIGGRICTVEFGGRPIDIGAAWCHGEKDNKVFEIANPLGLIGRSDPDTNFYLRSNGALVPEEEATGILKALDDEVGSANKYSKGSISECVRNAANTNDALKKNPELSRSFIEWYERNNHLGGQDDPKTGKSLRGLVEFWNSDGDPFLNWKGRGYKTILDVLMNKYPDPSKEIPLQILLNKEVENIRWGITQLGIDPSNPLVQVKCKDGSLYAAKSVIVTLSVGVLKERHEQLFYPQLPQEKVTSIQNLNMCILDKIYIEFEKPWWPKTPAKFTILWREEDKAKFTGKDQWVTEIFGLWTIDYQPNVLLAWIYGKGAEMMEKASVEEVQAGVKKLLDTVVTEFEVTPIKDLIRTKWAANKLARGAYAYRTVALEENGGSAIVLSEPLYHANKFPVVCFAGEATSHHRHSDAHGAVESGFREADRLIETFEEFGFK